From the Mammaliicoccus sciuri genome, the window AGCTAAATATATCGATCACACAGCATTAAAACCAGATACGACTTTGGAACAAATTGACGCTTTATTAAGTGAAGCGAAAGAATATGGATTCAAATCAGTATGTGTCAATCCTACACACGTTGCACATGCCAAGAAAGCTTTAGAAGGGTCAGATGTACTTGTATGTACAGTAATCGGATTCCCTCTTGGAGCAAACACAAGTGAAGTTAAAGCATTTGAAACAGAAGATGCAATTAAAAAAGGTGCTCAAGAAGTAGATATGGTTATTAACACTGGCGCATTAAAAGACGCCAGAGATGAAGATGTTAAAAAAGATATCGAAAGTGTTGTTTCAGCAGCTAACGGTGTAACAACTAAAGTTATCATTGAAACTTCATTATTAACAGATGCTGAAAAAGTGAGAGCATGTGAACTTGCTGTTGCAGCAGGTGCTGATTTTGTTAAAACTTCAACAGGATTTTCAACAGGTGGCGCAACTGCAGAAGATATTAAATTAATGCGTGAAACAGTTGGTCCTGATTTAGGCGTAAAAGCTTCTGGTGGTATCCGTTCATACGAAGATGTTAAAACAATGATAGATAATGGTGCAACTCGTATCGGTGCTTCAGCAGGCGTTAAAATTTTAAAAGGTGAAGCGTCAGATTCAGATTACTAAAAATTAATGGTACTTGAAATAGTACCTTTAATTTTTCAAATTAAGGTAAGCGTATTCATACAAAAATTGGAGGGTATTAACGATGAGAATGGTTGATGTAATTGCAAAGAAACGTGACGGGAAAGAATTAACGAAAGAAGAAATTGAATTTTTTGTTAAAGGATATACTGCAGGCGATATTCCGGATTACCAAGCGTCTAGTTTAGCAATGGCTATATATTTTCAAGATATGACAGATGAAGAACGTGCAAACTTAACGATGGCTATGGTTGAATCAGGCGATCAAATTGATTTATCTGAAATTGAAGGTATTAAAGTTGATAAGCACTCAACAGGTGGCGTAGGTGATACAACAACACTTGTGCTTGCACCTTTAGTAGCAGCATTAGACGTACCAGTCGCAAAAATGAGTGGACGTGGTTTAGGTCATACAGGTGGTACAATCGATAAACTTGAAGCGGTTGAAGGGTTCCATGTTGAAATCAGTGAACAAGAATTTATCGATTTAGTGAATAAAGATAAAGTAGCTGTAATTGGTCAAACAGGTAACTTAACACCTGCAGATAAAAAGCTTTACGGCTTACGAGATGTAACAGGTACAGTCAATTCAATTCCATTAATTGCATCTTCAATTATGAGTAAGAAAATTGCAGCAGGTGCTGATGCGATTGTCTTAGATGTTAAGACTGGTGCAGGTGCATTTATGAAGACGATTGAAGATTCTGAGTTACTTGCGCATGCAATGGTAAAAATCGGGAATAATGTAGGTAGAAATACAATGGCAATCATTTCTGATATGAGCCAACCTTTAGGAAGAGCAATTGGTAACGGGTTAGAAGTGAAAGAAGCGATTGAAACATTAAAAGGTGAAGGTCCAGAAGATTTAACTGAACTTGTATTAACTTTAGGTTCTCAAATGGTTGTATTAGCTAAGAAAGCTGAAACTTTAGATGAAGCGAGAGAAAAACTTTTAGAAGTGATTCGAAATGGTAAAGCATTAGAAAAATTCAAAGTATTCCTTGAAAATCAAGGTGGAGACGGTTCTGTAGTAGATGACGTTACGAAATTACCACAAGCTCAATATACTTTTGAAGTTAAAGCTGAAACTTCAGGTTATGTATCACACATCGTTGCAGATGAAATTGGTGTTGCTTCAATGCTTTTAGGTGCAGGTAGAGCAACAAAGGATGATATAATTGACTTGGCAGTTGGTTTAGTATTAAATAAAAAAGTTGGCGATAAAGTTGAAGCGGGTGAATCGTTAGTAACGATTTATGCAAATCAAGAAGATGTTAAAGATGTAGAAGCTAAAATTTTAGAAAACATCACAATTTCTGACGAACAAGTTAAACCAACATTAATTCATAAAGTGATTACAGATTAGGAGTGTGTCAAATGACAAACCGATTTAAACGTATTCATTTAATCGTAATGGATTCAGTAGGTATTGGTGAAGCACGAGATGCTAAAGCATTCGGTGATGAAGGTTCTCATACATTAAAACATACACTTGAAGGTTTTAATGAAACATTACCAAACTTAGAAAAGTTAGGCTTAGGTAATATAGCAGACTTACCAGTAGTTCAAAAAGTATCCAATCCAGAAGCATTCTATACTAAATTAAGTGAAGCTTCAGTTGGTAAAGATACAATGACAGGACATTGGGAAATCATGGGTCTAAATATTGATAAACCTTTTAAAGTCTATCCAGAAGGCTTCCCAGAAGAATTGGTGAAAGAAATTGAATCAATCACTGGTAGAAAAGTTGTTGCAAATAAACCAGCATCAGGCACAGCAATTATCGATGAATATGGTAAGCATCAAATGGAAACTGGAGATTTAATTGTATATACATCTGCAGATCCAGTGCTACAAATTGCAGCACACGAAGATATCATTCCTTTAGAAGAATTATATGATATTTGTGAGAAAGTAAGAGAGCTTACGAAAGATCCTAAATATCTAATAGGAAGAATTATTGCACGTCCATACGTTGGCGAGCCAGGTAACTTCACTAGAACATCAAACAGACATGACTATGCATTGAAACCTTTTGGTAAAACAGTAATGAATACTTTAAAAGATGCTGATTACGATGTCATTGCAATCGGTAAAATTAATGACATTTACGATGGTGAAGGTGTTACGAAAGCTATTAGAACCAAAGATAACATGGACGGTATGGATCAATTAATCGATGTTGTAAAAAGTGATTTCACTGGAATGAGCTTCTTAAACTTAGTTGATTTTGATGCATTATATGGTCATAGAAGAGATAAAGAAGGTTACGCACAAGCTATTAAAGACTTTGATAACCGATTAGAAGACTTACAAGCAGTATTAAATGAAGATGACTTAGTTATTATTACTGCTGACCACGGTAACGATCCAACTGCTCCAGGTACAGATCATACACGTGAATATGTACCATTATTAATGTATAGTCCAAGCGTTAAAGAATATCATGAATTATCAGGTGATGATACATTTAGTTC encodes:
- the deoC gene encoding deoxyribose-phosphate aldolase: MSLAKYIDHTALKPDTTLEQIDALLSEAKEYGFKSVCVNPTHVAHAKKALEGSDVLVCTVIGFPLGANTSEVKAFETEDAIKKGAQEVDMVINTGALKDARDEDVKKDIESVVSAANGVTTKVIIETSLLTDAEKVRACELAVAAGADFVKTSTGFSTGGATAEDIKLMRETVGPDLGVKASGGIRSYEDVKTMIDNGATRIGASAGVKILKGEASDSDY
- a CDS encoding pyrimidine-nucleoside phosphorylase, producing the protein MRMVDVIAKKRDGKELTKEEIEFFVKGYTAGDIPDYQASSLAMAIYFQDMTDEERANLTMAMVESGDQIDLSEIEGIKVDKHSTGGVGDTTTLVLAPLVAALDVPVAKMSGRGLGHTGGTIDKLEAVEGFHVEISEQEFIDLVNKDKVAVIGQTGNLTPADKKLYGLRDVTGTVNSIPLIASSIMSKKIAAGADAIVLDVKTGAGAFMKTIEDSELLAHAMVKIGNNVGRNTMAIISDMSQPLGRAIGNGLEVKEAIETLKGEGPEDLTELVLTLGSQMVVLAKKAETLDEAREKLLEVIRNGKALEKFKVFLENQGGDGSVVDDVTKLPQAQYTFEVKAETSGYVSHIVADEIGVASMLLGAGRATKDDIIDLAVGLVLNKKVGDKVEAGESLVTIYANQEDVKDVEAKILENITISDEQVKPTLIHKVITD
- the deoB gene encoding phosphopentomutase, coding for MTNRFKRIHLIVMDSVGIGEARDAKAFGDEGSHTLKHTLEGFNETLPNLEKLGLGNIADLPVVQKVSNPEAFYTKLSEASVGKDTMTGHWEIMGLNIDKPFKVYPEGFPEELVKEIESITGRKVVANKPASGTAIIDEYGKHQMETGDLIVYTSADPVLQIAAHEDIIPLEELYDICEKVRELTKDPKYLIGRIIARPYVGEPGNFTRTSNRHDYALKPFGKTVMNTLKDADYDVIAIGKINDIYDGEGVTKAIRTKDNMDGMDQLIDVVKSDFTGMSFLNLVDFDALYGHRRDKEGYAQAIKDFDNRLEDLQAVLNEDDLVIITADHGNDPTAPGTDHTREYVPLLMYSPSVKEYHELSGDDTFSSIGATIADNFNVTLPEFGKSYLNEMGIK